Proteins encoded together in one Falco biarmicus isolate bFalBia1 chromosome 4, bFalBia1.pri, whole genome shotgun sequence window:
- the LOC130149296 gene encoding collagen alpha-1(I) chain-like, whose protein sequence is MRRGRGAGLAGLAALLLVAVGRAQVQQEPSAETTEDTGIAISCSHPSIQNYDFIQWYRQLPGRGPAFITSGHKGSREVQDPPGRMSVAADRRSSALWLARPRRRDAAVYYCAVGDTGLGAGAAAGHEPRRPGPGVCVGGGGTAPAGPARGRCRLGPPGRGRFPPPPAAPAPAPGSAGAPCSRCPGSAPLLLEGCCASVLRGSKQPRLGRAARGA, encoded by the exons atgcggcggggccggggcgcagggctggcggggctggccgcgctgctgctgg tggctgtgggcagagccCAGGTGCAGCAGGAGCCGTCGGCAGAGACCACCGAGGACACCGGCATCGCCATCAGCTGCTCACACCCCAGCATACAGAACTATGACTTCATCCAGTGGTACCGCCAGCTCCCGGGCCGAGGCCCCGCATTCATCACGAGCGGTCACAAAGGGTCCAGAGAGGTGCAGGACCCTCCGGGGCGGATGTCGGTGGCGGCAGACCGCCGGTCCAGCGCCCTGTGGctcgcccggccccggcgcagGGACGCGGCGGTGTATTACTGCGCCGTGGGAGACACGGGGCTCGGagccggggctgcggccgggcaCGAACCtcggcggccggggccgggcgtgtgtgtcgggggcggggggacagccccggccgggcccgccagggggcgctgccgcctcggcccgcccggccgcgggcgCTTCCCGCCACCGCCtgcggcaccggcaccggcaccgggatCAGCGGGTGCCCCTTGCAGTCGCTGCCCGGGCTCAGCACCTCTCCTCCTTGAGGGCTGCTGCGCATCGGTGCTCCGAGGCAGCAAACAGCCGCGCTTGGGCCGCGCTGCACGGGGAGCCTGA